A genomic window from Tolypothrix sp. PCC 7910 includes:
- a CDS encoding glycosyltransferase family 2 protein, which produces MSLKISIITPSFNSEKTIEKTILSVISQKPDSAIEYIIIDGGSTDKTCEIIKKYADNIDVFISEPDNGPYDAMNKGVSLATGDIIGIINSDDWYHDRAIKIVESEFVNHPDIDIIYAPVDNYFSGNFIATFMPGSLNKLPIRFTLNHPSCFIKKTAYNLVGLYDLQYKITADYDLILRLYLAKLKFHFVNVPLAAYSLNGMSSSTKPWDRAKLIKESWVISKKASVNLDITLKQQHLQAYIAWIFNEIFAIPARYFLKPPLARKIKKILTRLIKNPISDEYGQW; this is translated from the coding sequence ATGTCGCTGAAAATTTCTATTATTACGCCCAGCTTTAATTCCGAAAAAACTATAGAAAAGACGATTTTAAGTGTAATTTCTCAAAAACCTGACTCGGCGATAGAATATATCATTATTGATGGTGGTTCCACAGATAAAACCTGTGAAATTATTAAAAAATATGCAGATAATATAGATGTATTTATTTCTGAACCTGATAATGGCCCTTATGATGCCATGAATAAGGGAGTTAGTCTTGCAACTGGCGATATTATTGGCATTATTAACTCCGATGATTGGTATCATGACAGGGCAATTAAGATAGTAGAATCTGAATTTGTTAACCATCCAGATATTGATATCATTTATGCCCCTGTAGATAATTATTTTTCTGGAAACTTTATTGCTACCTTTATGCCTGGTAGTTTAAATAAATTACCTATTAGGTTTACTTTAAACCATCCTAGCTGTTTTATTAAAAAGACAGCCTACAATTTAGTGGGGTTATATGATTTACAATACAAAATTACAGCAGATTATGATTTAATTTTACGGTTATATTTAGCCAAACTCAAGTTCCATTTTGTGAATGTTCCCCTGGCTGCTTATTCATTAAATGGGATGAGTTCTTCTACTAAACCTTGGGATAGAGCAAAATTAATTAAAGAGTCTTGGGTAATTAGTAAAAAAGCATCTGTAAATTTAGATATAACCCTAAAGCAACAACATCTGCAAGCTTATATAGCATGGATTTTTAATGAAATATTTGCAATTCCGGCTCGATATTTTTTGAAACCGCCTTTAGCAAGAAAGATCAAGAAAATTTTAACCAGATTGATTAAAAATCCCATTTCCGATGAATATGGCCAGTGGTAG
- a CDS encoding glycosyltransferase family 4 protein translates to MKSLILSTFDINGGAARAAYRLHQGLRKINIDSQMLVQYKTSGDRTVISHQHKLEKWLNQMRPTLDNLPLKFYAGNNDESFSPQWFPDLIQPKLKSLSLDIINIHWTCGYLQLESVARFTQPVVWTLHDMSVFTGGCYYSLDCDRYLNSCGACVQLQSQKQQDLSRWVWQRKAKTWRPQNCTIVTPSIWLADCAKKSSLLRNFPIEVIPNGLDIQRYKPLNRDIAREWLNLPQDKQLVLFGAAATNHPRKGFNLLLSALANLAQAGYQDKIELVIFGASSPDTAKNIDFKCHYLGSLTDDITLALVYAAADVFVAPSVQDNLPNTVMESLSCGTPCVAFNVGGMSDMIEHQQNGYLAQPFEIESLAHGIVWVLSDSDRLQRLRQRAREKVEQEFSQDLQAKRYSNLFSEMLINS, encoded by the coding sequence ATGAAATCTCTAATTCTTAGTACTTTTGATATTAATGGCGGTGCGGCGCGTGCAGCGTATCGTCTGCATCAAGGACTAAGGAAAATAAATATAGATTCTCAAATGCTAGTACAGTATAAAACTAGTGGCGATCGCACAGTTATTAGTCATCAGCATAAGCTAGAAAAATGGCTCAACCAGATGCGGCCGACTTTAGATAACTTACCGCTCAAGTTTTATGCAGGTAATAATGATGAAAGCTTTTCTCCACAATGGTTTCCTGACTTAATTCAGCCTAAGCTAAAGTCTTTATCTTTAGATATTATTAATATCCATTGGACTTGTGGATATCTGCAACTGGAAAGTGTTGCCAGATTTACTCAGCCTGTGGTTTGGACTTTGCACGATATGTCTGTATTTACAGGAGGCTGTTATTATAGCTTGGATTGCGATCGCTACCTCAATTCCTGTGGTGCTTGTGTACAACTGCAAAGCCAGAAACAGCAAGATTTATCGCGGTGGGTATGGCAACGCAAAGCTAAAACATGGCGGCCGCAAAATTGTACAATTGTCACACCGAGTATTTGGTTGGCTGATTGTGCTAAAAAAAGTTCTCTATTGCGGAACTTTCCCATAGAAGTTATTCCCAACGGTTTAGATATTCAAAGATACAAACCGCTAAATCGAGATATAGCGCGAGAGTGGTTAAATTTACCCCAAGATAAGCAATTAGTGCTATTTGGTGCAGCCGCAACTAATCACCCCAGAAAGGGATTTAACTTATTGCTGTCAGCATTAGCAAATTTGGCACAAGCTGGATATCAAGACAAGATAGAATTGGTGATTTTTGGGGCTTCTTCACCCGATACGGCGAAAAATATTGACTTTAAGTGCCACTATTTAGGCAGCCTCACCGATGATATTACCTTGGCGCTAGTTTACGCCGCCGCAGACGTATTTGTCGCCCCATCTGTGCAAGATAACTTACCAAATACTGTGATGGAGTCTCTTAGTTGCGGTACTCCTTGCGTCGCCTTTAACGTTGGTGGAATGTCCGATATGATAGAACACCAACAAAATGGCTATTTAGCTCAACCCTTTGAGATAGAGAGCTTGGCACATGGTATTGTTTGGGTATTGTCAGATAGCGATCGCCTACAACGACTCAGACAACGCGCCCGTGAAAAAGTTGAACAAGAATTCTCACAAGATTTGCAAGCAAAACGCTACTCTAATTTGTTTAGTGAAATGCTCATAAATTCGTAG
- a CDS encoding glycosyltransferase family 2 protein: MNTAVALTIFNRPDTTAKVFEVIRQVKPPILLVIADAPRPQHPDDFHKCAACKKLIEQVDWDCKVLTNYSQENLGPKMRIATGLNWVFQQVETAIILEHDCLPHPTFFRYCEELLDKYRHDQRIMTISGNNFQFGKQRTVYSYYFSRYPLIWGWATWRRAWQHYDLEMQHWVKVRDSNLLQDILGDSIAVKYWTKIFQNYYQGNINTWDYPWTLTSWLQNGLTILPNVNLVSNIGFSLEATNTKDIYSPLANYPTQAMEFPLKHPHFIVRNTKADQFTQETQFNISLMFRLKNKLKKLFYRNLKYS; the protein is encoded by the coding sequence ATGAATACTGCTGTTGCCTTAACCATTTTTAATCGGCCAGACACTACAGCAAAAGTTTTTGAAGTAATTCGTCAGGTTAAACCTCCAATTTTATTGGTGATTGCTGATGCTCCCCGTCCCCAACATCCTGATGATTTCCATAAGTGTGCTGCTTGTAAAAAACTGATTGAGCAAGTTGATTGGGATTGTAAAGTCCTAACCAACTACTCCCAGGAAAATTTAGGCCCTAAAATGCGTATTGCTACTGGTCTTAACTGGGTTTTTCAGCAAGTAGAAACAGCAATTATTCTGGAACATGATTGTTTACCTCATCCCACATTCTTTAGATATTGCGAAGAATTATTAGATAAATATCGTCATGACCAACGCATTATGACGATTTCAGGTAATAATTTTCAGTTTGGTAAACAACGTACTGTATATAGCTATTACTTTTCTCGCTACCCCCTGATTTGGGGTTGGGCAACTTGGCGACGTGCATGGCAACACTATGATTTAGAAATGCAGCACTGGGTAAAAGTTAGAGATAGCAACTTACTACAAGATATACTTGGTGATTCTATAGCAGTGAAATATTGGACAAAAATTTTTCAAAATTATTATCAAGGCAACATTAATACTTGGGATTATCCTTGGACATTAACTTCTTGGCTGCAAAATGGTTTAACTATTCTGCCAAACGTTAATTTAGTTTCCAATATTGGTTTTAGCCTGGAAGCGACTAATACAAAAGATATTTATAGCCCTTTAGCTAACTATCCCACACAAGCAATGGAATTTCCGCTCAAACATCCGCACTTTATAGTTCGTAATACCAAAGCTGACCAATTTACCCAGGAAACTCAGTTTAATATTAGTCTCATGTTTAGACTAAAGAATAAACTTAAAAAACTTTTTTATAGAAATCTGAAATATTCGTAA
- a CDS encoding class I SAM-dependent methyltransferase: MKLINAVAKVMQNLGNHRLGKCNICGSPTVFLCIDVLSVRNNMYCPFCRSSSRKRHVAKILINEVLPTGSAISEIVKKQPLSIYNADVDDAFYQILHHHDSYTCSTFSPEVKPGTQIRPGVFCQDLENLTFTDESFDVVITEDVFEHVRNHEQGLREIHRVLKVGGYHIFTVPCNFDQETIVRVDTSGKEDIHLLPPEYHGDRIRGKILAYRTFGIDIYDLLKNIGFVTQVDFSNYLDQKNGIFDSYIFCSKKL, encoded by the coding sequence ATGAAATTAATCAATGCAGTTGCAAAAGTGATGCAAAACTTAGGCAACCACAGATTGGGAAAATGTAATATATGTGGTAGCCCAACAGTTTTTCTCTGTATTGATGTTTTAAGTGTTCGTAATAATATGTACTGCCCTTTCTGTCGCAGTTCCTCACGGAAAAGGCACGTTGCTAAAATATTAATTAATGAAGTGTTGCCAACAGGCTCTGCAATATCTGAGATTGTTAAAAAGCAGCCATTAAGTATTTATAATGCTGATGTTGATGATGCATTTTATCAAATATTACATCATCATGATTCATATACTTGTTCTACTTTCTCTCCCGAAGTTAAACCGGGAACTCAAATACGTCCTGGCGTATTTTGTCAAGATTTAGAAAATTTGACTTTTACAGATGAAAGCTTTGATGTTGTGATTACCGAAGACGTATTTGAACATGTGAGAAATCATGAGCAGGGTTTACGGGAAATACACCGGGTTTTAAAAGTAGGTGGCTACCATATTTTTACCGTTCCCTGTAACTTTGACCAAGAAACTATTGTGAGAGTCGATACTTCTGGTAAAGAAGATATCCATTTATTGCCACCAGAGTATCATGGAGACAGAATTCGCGGCAAAATTCTGGCCTATAGAACATTTGGCATAGATATTTATGATTTATTAAAAAATATTGGTTTCGTCACTCAAGTAGATTTTTCTAATTATCTCGATCAGAAAAATGGCATATTCGATAGTTATATTTTTTGTTCTAAAAAACTATAG
- a CDS encoding VOC family protein, which yields MQLNPYLMFNGQCETAFKFYEQCLGGKIINMMTYGESPDSYMLDKLPTEWRNKIMHVSLMVDNQELMGSDNPPEYYEQPKGFSVSISLKDPVEAERIFHTLAENGQEKMPFQQTFWAYRFGMVLDQFGISWMINCDPSVNN from the coding sequence ATGCAATTGAATCCTTACTTAATGTTTAACGGTCAATGCGAGACAGCGTTTAAGTTCTATGAACAATGTCTAGGGGGCAAAATCATCAACATGATGACTTATGGAGAGTCGCCAGATTCATACATGCTAGATAAGTTGCCCACAGAATGGCGTAATAAAATTATGCACGTCAGTTTGATGGTAGACAATCAGGAATTGATGGGTTCTGACAACCCACCGGAATATTATGAACAACCAAAGGGTTTTTCCGTATCTATTAGTCTGAAAGATCCAGTAGAAGCAGAGCGCATTTTTCACACACTGGCAGAAAATGGTCAGGAAAAAATGCCTTTCCAGCAAACCTTTTGGGCTTACCGTTTTGGGATGGTGCTCGATCAATTTGGCATCTCGTGGATGATTAACTGTGATCCATCTGTGAATAACTGA
- a CDS encoding glutathione S-transferase family protein — protein MASGIMVAGKWTTDESKQNQSVELHDIPTTFRDRVTADGASGFKTEAGRYHLYVSLACPWAHRTLIMRELKGLNDVISVAIADMVMSDQGWMFSQISGASSDSVNHARYLQEIYLKANPKYTGRITVPALWDQKNQTIVNNESREIMRMFDVEFASLATKKIDLYPRELQQQIDETIDAIYLPINVGVYRAGFAREQTAYEEAIAELFENLERWEAILSKQRYLCGNQLTEADICMFATLYRFDSVYYGLFKCNWRRIIDYPNLWNYLKDLYQRPEFKATCNLGFTKSSYYMSMTDINPNRIVPSGPIINFEEYHDRDRFAQM, from the coding sequence ATGGCATCAGGAATCATGGTTGCAGGTAAATGGACAACCGATGAGAGTAAGCAAAATCAAAGCGTTGAGTTACATGACATACCAACAACGTTTCGCGATCGCGTCACTGCTGATGGAGCGAGCGGGTTTAAAACAGAAGCAGGACGCTACCATCTCTACGTTTCTTTAGCTTGTCCTTGGGCGCATCGTACCTTAATTATGCGAGAACTTAAGGGATTGAATGATGTCATCTCAGTGGCTATTGCGGATATGGTGATGAGTGACCAGGGGTGGATGTTTTCTCAAATATCGGGAGCTAGTTCTGATTCGGTAAATCATGCTCGATATTTGCAAGAAATATATCTGAAAGCCAATCCTAAATATACAGGAAGAATTACAGTTCCAGCGTTGTGGGATCAAAAAAATCAAACCATCGTCAATAATGAATCTCGCGAAATTATGCGAATGTTTGACGTAGAATTTGCTTCTTTAGCAACCAAGAAAATAGACTTATATCCACGCGAACTACAACAGCAGATTGATGAAACGATAGATGCAATTTATCTCCCAATAAATGTTGGTGTTTACCGTGCTGGTTTTGCGAGGGAACAAACGGCTTATGAAGAGGCGATCGCTGAACTGTTCGAGAATTTAGAGCGATGGGAAGCCATTCTGAGTAAGCAGCGCTATTTATGTGGTAATCAACTCACAGAAGCTGATATTTGTATGTTTGCAACACTATATCGCTTTGATTCAGTATATTACGGTCTATTTAAGTGTAATTGGCGGCGAATTATCGACTATCCAAACCTCTGGAATTATCTCAAGGATTTATATCAGCGTCCTGAGTTCAAGGCGACTTGCAATCTAGGCTTTACCAAGAGTTCTTATTACATGAGTATGACTGATATTAATCCCAATCGAATTGTACCTTCTGGGCCAATCATTAATTTTGAGGAATACCACGATCGCGATCGCTTTGCTCAGATGTAG
- a CDS encoding glycosyltransferase family 2 protein, producing MNTAIALIIFNKPDTTAKVFEVIRQIKPPKLLVIADGPRQQHPEDVENCAAARKIIEKIDWDCELLQKISDINLGCKECISTGLDWVFQQVETAIILEDDCLPHPTFFRFCEELLDKYRHDQRIMTISGNNFQFGRQRTENSYYFSRYPLIWGWATWRRAWQKYDREMKHWVEVQDGNWLQDILDDSTAVKYWTRLFENCYKGNIDSWAFRWTLTSWLQNALTILPNVNLVSNIGFSLAAANTKDIYSPFANHPTQAIEFPLKHPEFMIRDVQADQFTQQTQFQTSLISRLKSQIKKNCKLYLN from the coding sequence ATGAATACTGCTATAGCCTTAATTATCTTTAATAAACCAGATACTACAGCTAAAGTTTTTGAGGTAATTCGGCAGATTAAACCCCCTAAGCTGTTAGTAATTGCTGATGGCCCTCGTCAGCAGCATCCTGAAGATGTGGAAAATTGTGCTGCTGCTAGAAAAATTATTGAGAAAATTGATTGGGATTGTGAATTACTTCAAAAAATATCTGATATTAATCTTGGATGTAAAGAATGTATCTCCACAGGTTTAGACTGGGTTTTTCAACAAGTAGAAACAGCAATTATTCTGGAAGATGATTGTTTACCTCATCCCACATTCTTTAGATTTTGTGAAGAATTATTAGATAAATATCGTCATGACCAACGTATCATGACCATTTCAGGAAACAATTTTCAGTTTGGTCGCCAACGTACTGAAAATAGCTATTACTTTTCTCGCTATCCGCTGATTTGGGGCTGGGCAACTTGGCGACGCGCATGGCAAAAGTATGATAGAGAAATGAAGCATTGGGTAGAAGTACAAGATGGTAACTGGCTGCAAGATATACTTGATGATTCCACCGCGGTAAAATACTGGACAAGACTTTTTGAAAATTGTTACAAAGGCAATATTGATTCCTGGGCTTTTCGCTGGACTCTCACTTCTTGGCTGCAAAACGCTTTAACTATTTTGCCAAATGTCAATTTAGTTTCTAATATTGGATTTAGTTTGGCAGCAGCTAACACAAAAGATATTTATAGCCCATTTGCTAATCATCCTACTCAAGCAATAGAATTTCCGCTCAAGCATCCAGAATTTATGATTCGTGATGTACAGGCCGATCAATTTACCCAGCAAACTCAGTTTCAGACTAGTTTGATATCTAGGCTAAAAAGTCAAATAAAAAAAAACTGCAAACTTTACCTTAATTAA
- a CDS encoding glycosyltransferase produces MAVINELSFIIVSWNSSQTLRGSIESCLSTIQKYYPNTGKIVVYDNASVDNCPQILDEFSRKYPKNFIGIKGQENLGFAKGNNRAVEASPSKMYVLVNPDVTFKPEVITQLATTLNAAKDIAIVCPQLVYLDRSVQPSIRRFPTFTYLFLKQLLGETLQSILHPFDYYYSQMPHPQKVVEINWAIGAFMMISGEYIAKHGLFDERFFLYFEDVSLCLDAWQNGYRVLFQPEASALHLYQRTSTSSLFNYLRVVHIVSALKFFAKYNHYQKRWKLIIWLLNINSKIKNYLQLLTAILPQRLRKKDYIC; encoded by the coding sequence ATGGCAGTTATCAACGAGCTTTCTTTTATCATTGTTTCTTGGAACTCGTCTCAGACTTTACGAGGTTCAATAGAGTCATGCCTGTCCACAATTCAAAAGTACTATCCAAATACAGGCAAAATAGTAGTTTATGACAATGCTTCTGTTGATAATTGTCCCCAAATTCTCGATGAATTTAGTAGGAAATATCCTAAAAATTTTATAGGAATTAAAGGACAGGAAAATTTAGGTTTTGCGAAAGGTAATAATAGAGCAGTTGAAGCTTCACCCAGTAAAATGTATGTTTTGGTAAATCCAGATGTAACATTTAAGCCTGAGGTAATTACCCAATTAGCGACAACTTTGAACGCCGCCAAAGATATTGCGATCGTTTGTCCGCAGCTAGTTTATCTTGATCGTTCTGTCCAACCGTCAATCCGTAGATTTCCCACCTTTACATATTTATTTCTCAAGCAGTTGTTGGGTGAAACTCTGCAAAGTATATTACACCCGTTTGACTATTATTACTCCCAGATGCCCCATCCGCAAAAAGTAGTTGAAATTAACTGGGCTATAGGGGCATTTATGATGATATCGGGAGAGTATATTGCCAAACATGGTTTATTTGATGAACGTTTTTTCTTATATTTTGAAGATGTGAGTTTGTGTTTAGATGCGTGGCAAAACGGTTATCGAGTATTATTTCAACCGGAAGCATCTGCGCTACATCTTTATCAACGTACCAGCACCAGTTCTCTATTTAACTACCTGAGGGTAGTACATATAGTTTCAGCTCTAAAATTTTTTGCCAAATACAACCATTATCAAAAAAGATGGAAATTGATAATTTGGCTCTTAAACATCAATTCCAAAATCAAAAATTATTTACAGTTGCTAACAGCAATACTGCCTCAAAGGTTGCGAAAAAAAGATTATATATGTTAG
- the hepA gene encoding heterocyst formation ABC transporter subunit HepA, translating into MHELLNLFHRMLVKTKFWQEHYLILQLFQPLRLTAAIAVLFTLIGAVLEATGIGLVAVLLQGLTNANQPPLQSGIAWFDIWFLGTQASASERIYRISGLILFNVWLRGLFSYLGRYYAKFCEVNLIDRLRKKIFEQFQNLSLSYYTQKRSGELFQTFSSEVSEISYAFNEVINFVSKSCIILAYTLAMFVISWQLTLATVFLFSLLAAGAANLIKRVRAASVEMTAAGSELASTAVEFVGGVRTVQAFWTQDFERRRFYKVAGQVTKAWMKTTSISAMVQPLIEAMATTILIAMILVAVTTLVASGKLHVVLLLAFLFALFRLLPIIAHMNSSWGIIATYYGSLRSVNELLRTDNKTYQEDGELEFSGLKQAIAFTCVDFSYDDHKLVLEDITLTIKRNQMLALVGSSGSGKTTLADLLMRFYDPTRGKILIDGIDLRQFRLQSLRSRMAVVSQDTFIFNTTVQNNIAYGLEGVDEAEIAEVARQANALEFILELPQGFQTKLGDRGVRLSGGQRQRIAIARALLRNPEILILDEATSALDSVSERLIQDSLEKLAVGRTVIAIAHRLSTIFRADKIVVLEQGHIIEQGGYQELLQQRGKFWQYHQMQYELGRG; encoded by the coding sequence ATGCATGAGCTACTTAATTTATTTCATAGAATGCTCGTAAAAACCAAATTTTGGCAGGAACACTATCTAATTCTACAGTTATTTCAACCTTTGCGGTTAACTGCAGCAATCGCGGTATTATTCACTTTAATAGGAGCAGTGCTGGAGGCAACTGGAATTGGCTTAGTTGCAGTTTTGTTGCAAGGTTTAACCAATGCTAACCAGCCACCTTTGCAATCAGGAATTGCTTGGTTTGATATTTGGTTTTTGGGAACTCAGGCTAGTGCATCTGAGCGAATTTATCGGATATCTGGATTAATTTTATTTAATGTTTGGCTGCGGGGTTTATTCAGCTACTTGGGGCGTTACTACGCCAAATTCTGTGAAGTAAATTTAATAGATAGGTTACGAAAAAAAATTTTTGAGCAATTTCAAAATCTCAGCTTAAGTTATTATACACAAAAGCGTTCTGGAGAACTTTTTCAAACATTTTCTAGCGAAGTTAGTGAAATTAGCTATGCTTTTAATGAGGTAATTAATTTTGTTAGCAAAAGTTGCATAATTTTGGCATATACTCTAGCCATGTTTGTGATTTCTTGGCAACTGACACTGGCTACAGTATTTTTATTTAGCTTACTAGCAGCAGGAGCCGCAAATTTAATTAAGCGAGTGCGTGCAGCTAGTGTGGAAATGACAGCAGCTGGTAGTGAGTTAGCATCCACTGCTGTAGAATTTGTAGGTGGGGTGAGAACTGTCCAAGCATTTTGGACTCAAGATTTTGAGCGCAGACGCTTCTATAAAGTAGCCGGACAAGTTACCAAAGCATGGATGAAAACAACCTCAATTAGTGCTATGGTACAACCTTTAATTGAGGCAATGGCGACAACAATTTTAATCGCCATGATTTTGGTCGCAGTCACTACACTGGTAGCTAGTGGTAAACTTCATGTAGTGTTGTTACTGGCTTTTTTGTTTGCCCTATTTCGGCTGTTACCAATTATTGCTCACATGAACAGTTCTTGGGGCATAATTGCTACTTATTATGGCTCATTGAGAAGTGTCAACGAACTTTTAAGAACTGATAATAAGACTTATCAGGAAGATGGAGAACTGGAGTTTTCAGGTTTAAAACAAGCGATCGCATTTACCTGTGTAGATTTTAGCTATGACGATCACAAGTTAGTCTTAGAAGATATCACCCTGACAATCAAACGCAATCAGATGCTAGCGTTGGTGGGGTCTTCCGGTTCTGGAAAAACAACCCTAGCAGACTTGCTGATGCGCTTTTACGATCCGACTAGAGGCAAAATTTTGATAGATGGCATCGACTTGCGCCAATTTCGCCTACAATCACTGCGATCGCGCATGGCGGTAGTCAGCCAAGATACCTTTATTTTCAATACCACCGTCCAAAACAACATCGCCTATGGTTTAGAGGGCGTAGACGAGGCAGAAATTGCAGAAGTAGCCAGACAAGCCAATGCCCTAGAATTTATTTTAGAGTTACCCCAAGGTTTTCAAACTAAACTAGGCGATCGCGGAGTTCGTTTATCTGGTGGACAACGCCAACGAATTGCTATAGCCCGCGCCCTCCTACGCAACCCCGAAATTTTGATTCTTGATGAAGCTACCAGCGCCCTAGACTCTGTTTCTGAAAGGTTAATACAGGATTCCCTAGAAAAGCTAGCAGTAGGTAGAACAGTAATTGCGATCGCTCATCGATTATCTACTATTTTTCGAGCTGACAAAATTGTCGTACTCGAGCAAGGTCATATCATCGAACAAGGCGGATACCAAGAACTTTTACAACAACGAGGCAAATTTTGGCAATACCATCAAATGCAATATGAGTTAGGTAGGGGCTAG
- a CDS encoding glycosyltransferase family 4 protein, with protein MRHLEDYIHAGATVDVVVVANQAEITAATDLVSLVGNNLYTYPLKKWDKFISCLTHLHIPFKFASRWLNPVGLQLKQFLQNHSYDVVHFEYPHAAVYLEDLQPLINLQSAKTIISVHDLIFQSFLRKAEKNHILGIEVAKLFQYEKKLYSAAQEIWVLSKKDRDILTSLFAIPDKKVFVKPPNINKFFSNIKRHPSKIEPKSLLFWAAMNRPENEQAILIFVNKCFRLLLEKDPKFKLYIVGANPSGKVLALASKQIIITGFVEDPTSYFEQAKMGIVPLLEGAGIKLKTLEMLAAGLPVIATTVGAEGVDDTNKNLIINDNFDDWVKLINQFCDVKML; from the coding sequence TTGAGACATTTAGAAGACTATATTCATGCTGGCGCAACTGTGGATGTTGTGGTGGTCGCTAATCAAGCTGAAATTACTGCTGCTACTGACTTAGTTTCCCTGGTTGGGAATAATCTTTATACTTATCCTTTGAAAAAATGGGATAAATTTATTAGTTGTTTAACTCATTTACATATTCCGTTTAAATTCGCTTCTCGCTGGCTAAATCCAGTAGGATTACAACTCAAGCAATTTTTGCAAAATCATAGTTACGATGTAGTTCATTTTGAATATCCTCATGCAGCAGTTTATTTAGAAGATTTGCAGCCCTTGATTAATTTACAGTCTGCTAAAACTATAATTAGTGTACATGATTTGATTTTTCAATCGTTTTTACGCAAGGCGGAAAAGAATCATATTTTAGGTATAGAAGTAGCCAAATTATTCCAATATGAAAAAAAATTGTATTCCGCCGCCCAGGAAATATGGGTTTTATCTAAAAAAGACCGTGATATTTTAACTTCCTTATTTGCTATCCCTGACAAAAAAGTTTTTGTTAAGCCTCCAAATATTAATAAATTTTTCTCTAATATTAAACGTCATCCCTCAAAGATTGAGCCTAAAAGTTTGCTGTTTTGGGCAGCAATGAATAGACCTGAAAATGAACAAGCTATTTTAATTTTTGTTAATAAATGCTTTCGCTTGTTGCTGGAAAAAGACCCAAAATTTAAACTCTACATTGTTGGTGCGAACCCTTCAGGAAAAGTTTTAGCATTAGCAAGTAAGCAAATTATTATTACAGGATTTGTAGAAGACCCTACGTCATATTTTGAGCAAGCTAAAATGGGTATTGTGCCTTTACTTGAGGGTGCTGGAATTAAATTAAAGACACTGGAAATGTTAGCAGCGGGTTTACCTGTAATTGCTACGACTGTAGGTGCTGAAGGGGTGGATGATACAAATAAGAATTTGATAATCAATGATAATTTTGATGATTGGGTAAAATTAATTAATCAATTCTGTGATGTCAAGATGTTGTAG
- a CDS encoding VOC family protein, which yields MNLVSGIHHVAVITANIDRFIEFYTDVFEMPVIFQETTPDFRHALLRAGQQSVLHAAEMPDNIHSSGLPEMFKRGHIDHLALNVPTESAFQIIRRKLIDRGVSDGAVFDLGPVLNLSFSDPDGMHIEVCLIVDTSFEGFHQPQPYIDKTS from the coding sequence ATGAATCTTGTATCAGGTATCCACCACGTTGCAGTTATCACAGCAAATATCGACCGTTTTATAGAATTCTATACTGATGTCTTCGAGATGCCAGTCATCTTTCAAGAGACTACCCCAGATTTTCGTCATGCACTTCTACGGGCTGGGCAACAAAGCGTGTTGCACGCAGCAGAGATGCCTGATAATATCCATAGCTCTGGACTACCGGAAATGTTTAAAAGAGGTCACATCGACCACTTAGCTTTAAATGTTCCCACAGAATCAGCATTCCAGATTATCCGCCGCAAACTCATAGATCGGGGTGTGAGCGATGGTGCAGTTTTCGACCTTGGGCCAGTACTGAATCTATCATTTTCCGATCCTGATGGTATGCATATTGAAGTTTGCTTGATCGTCGATACCTCTTTTGAGGGTTTTCACCAACCGCAACCATATATAGACAAAACTAGTTGA